In the Ipomoea triloba cultivar NCNSP0323 chromosome 6, ASM357664v1 genome, one interval contains:
- the LOC116023788 gene encoding uncharacterized protein LOC116023788, with protein sequence MYCDASHQIAGGSRRRSPPSLVLSFGNQISATDFPQCRCLTPIKLPRLLGLLHRDWFHAVSAYSETQEKYGKKKKKTEQLKPLPGASIVDVGVQFEFGDRISKTCGAKGERQIGSALNHFCNPLKLTVLVLQQGVLDLQGFYCGAEVDKSKASGADTLLGFYWIW encoded by the exons ATGTACTGCGACGCCAGCCACCAGATCGCCGGGGGGTCCAGGAGGCGTTCTCCGCCGAGCCTAGTTCTGTCTTTCGGCAACCAGATTTCGGCTACCGATTTCCCCCAATGCCGCTGTCTCACCCCAATAAAGCTTCCCCGACTTCTGGGCTTGCTTCATCGGGACTGGTTTCATGCAGTTTCTGCTTATTCTGAAACACAGGAAAAatatgggaagaagaagaagaagacagagcAGCTAAAGCCTCTTCCGGGTGCCTCTATTGTTGATGTTGGAGTTCAATTTGAGTTCGGAGATAGAATCTCTAAAACTTGCGGTGCGAAG gGTGAACGTCAGATTGGGAGTGCTCTTAATCACTTCTGTAATCCATTGAAGCTGACGGTCCTCGTTCTACAACAGGGAGTTTTGGACTTGCAGGGATTTTACTGCGGTGCggag GTAGATAAGTCCAAAGCCAGCGGTGCGGATACGCTCTTGGGATTTTACTGGATTTGGTGA